From the genome of Papaver somniferum cultivar HN1 unplaced genomic scaffold, ASM357369v1 unplaced-scaffold_75, whole genome shotgun sequence, one region includes:
- the LOC113344168 gene encoding protein DETOXIFICATION 33-like, producing the protein MGNEDLKNPLLHGEEPDIDEIKNFGQFCKEAKVENRKLWSLAAPAIFTYVVQYSLGGLTQVFAGHLTTLELDAFSTENMVIAGLAFGIMLGMGSALETLCGQAFGAGKLHMLGVYMQRSWIILNTMCLCILPLYIWAEPILKFFGQNDEIAALAGRFSLYMIPQLFAYGFNFPIQKFLQSQSKIKTMAWVSAATVVFHLGFKVSLLDNSQL; encoded by the exons ATGGGCAACGAGGATTTGAAGAATCCGTTGCTACATGGTGAAGAACCGGATATAGACGAAATCAAGAATTTTGGTCAATTCTGTAAGGAAGCTAAGGTCGAGAACAGAAAGCTATGGAGCTTAGCTGCGCCTGCCATCTTTACTTACGTCGTTCAATACTCACTTGGAGGATTGACACAAGTGTTTGCCGGACATCTTACTACGCTTGAACTCGATGCTTTTTCTACTGAGAACATGGTCATTGCAGGACTCGCTTTCGGAATTATG CTAGGGATGGGGAGTGCATTAGAAACCTTATGTGGTCAAGCATTTGGAGCAGGAAAATTACATATGTTAGGAGTGTATATGCAACGTTCATGGATCATACTCAATACAATGTGTTTATGTATATTACCGCTCTACATTTGGGCAGAACCGATCTTGAAATTCTTTGGACAAAATGACGAAATTGCGGCCCTAGCTGGGAGGTTTTCGCTATACATGATTCCTCAATTGTTTGCGTATGGCTTTAATTTTCCAATACAAAAATTCTTACAATCACAAAGCAAAATTAAGACCATGGCTTGGGTATCTGCAGCAACAGTTGTTTTCCATTTAGGGTTTAAGGTTTCCTTATTAGACAACAGCCAATTGTAA